Proteins co-encoded in one Streptococcus parauberis NCFD 2020 genomic window:
- a CDS encoding DUF951 domain-containing protein, with the protein MYQLNSLVEMKKPHACIIKETGKKANLWKIIRLGADIKIQCTNCDHIVMLSRHDFERKLKKVMQP; encoded by the coding sequence ATGTATCAATTAAATTCTTTAGTAGAAATGAAAAAACCTCATGCATGTATTATTAAGGAAACAGGTAAGAAAGCTAATCTGTGGAAAATTATTCGCCTAGGAGCAGATATTAAGATTCAGTGTACAAATTGTGATCATATTGTTATGCTTAGTCGACATGATTTTGAACGAAAGTTAAAAAAAGTGATGCAACCATAA
- a CDS encoding oligosaccharide flippase family protein: MKLKIEKSQNLTSKSSLAITISGFLAKILAAIYRVPYQNLVGDRGFYAYQQVYPILAIISALSLTAFPNVIASIYQKSKKTDLYLLFKFQVLSSLILASLLLLANQTLARIIGSIELAPSIILTAFVLLTVPFMSFYRGLAQAHGDMIPTAVSQVLEQSVRVIIIILAAFAYYLFDWNVYFTANVAASGNLLASLAILAYFVWKSPTSLLFLFKKHKTSFKNLGQIGWAATVFIFFTVYLLIFQFLDALFVKQSLQSSGLTSIQAEITKGIYDRGQPLLQFGLIFSSAFFTTYLPKLSKSYHQKDANYEEDSQTFFDFITYLNLTLTAGFILILPAMNMVLFEDKKGSVALEVYLLMILLASLIQYCHQKFFIENHQKRSFIILMCGLILKLLLTPIMTFHFGIIGASLSGVIPLFIILLLYIKVSRVRIRSLKNIRYFLALSLMLIVVAISQGYLPQEERLDSLLNIFISTGLGLLVFILSSIKLKAFSQNLWSYLPFKKEK, translated from the coding sequence GTGAAATTAAAAATCGAAAAGAGTCAAAATCTGACCAGTAAATCAAGCTTAGCAATTACCATCAGTGGTTTTTTAGCTAAAATCCTTGCGGCTATTTACCGAGTACCCTATCAAAACCTAGTTGGTGATAGGGGCTTTTATGCTTATCAACAAGTTTATCCTATCTTAGCAATCATAAGTGCTTTAAGTTTGACAGCTTTTCCAAATGTGATTGCTAGTATTTATCAAAAAAGTAAAAAAACAGATTTATATCTGTTATTTAAATTTCAAGTACTATCAAGTCTGATTTTAGCTAGTCTTTTGTTACTTGCTAATCAGACTTTAGCTAGAATTATTGGCAGTATTGAATTGGCACCGAGTATTATCCTAACTGCTTTTGTTTTGTTAACAGTTCCATTCATGTCTTTTTACAGAGGTTTAGCTCAAGCACATGGTGATATGATACCAACTGCCGTTAGTCAGGTGTTGGAACAGAGTGTTCGTGTTATTATCATTATTTTAGCTGCTTTTGCTTATTACCTTTTTGATTGGAATGTCTATTTTACAGCAAATGTAGCAGCTTCAGGTAATTTATTGGCCAGTCTAGCTATATTAGCTTACTTTGTCTGGAAGTCACCAACATCCCTCTTATTCCTCTTCAAAAAGCATAAAACCTCATTTAAGAATTTAGGACAAATTGGTTGGGCTGCGACAGTTTTTATTTTTTTCACCGTCTATCTCTTAATCTTTCAATTTCTTGATGCGTTATTTGTGAAGCAATCATTGCAATCCAGTGGCTTAACATCAATTCAGGCAGAAATTACCAAAGGTATTTATGATCGTGGACAGCCTTTACTACAATTTGGATTGATATTCTCGAGCGCCTTTTTCACTACTTATTTACCTAAATTGTCAAAAAGTTATCATCAAAAAGATGCTAATTATGAAGAAGATAGTCAGACATTCTTTGATTTTATTACTTATCTCAATCTGACTTTAACAGCTGGCTTTATCTTAATTCTTCCGGCGATGAACATGGTTTTATTTGAAGATAAAAAGGGTAGCGTAGCTTTGGAAGTATACTTGCTGATGATTTTATTAGCTAGTCTCATCCAGTATTGCCACCAAAAATTCTTTATTGAAAATCATCAAAAGAGATCTTTCATCATCCTTATGTGTGGTTTGATACTGAAACTGCTTTTAACGCCTATCATGACCTTCCATTTTGGCATCATTGGCGCGTCCTTGTCAGGGGTTATTCCACTTTTTATCATTCTCCTTTTATATATCAAAGTAAGTCGTGTAAGAATTAGAAGTTTAAAAAATATCAGATATTTTCTTGCTTTAAGCTTAATGCTTATTGTTGTGGCAATCAGCCAAGGCTACTTACCACAAGAAGAACGATTAGATAGTCTGTTAAATATCTTTATTTCGACAGGCCTAGGGCTTCTTGTCTTTATTCTGTCCAGTATTAAGCTAAAGGCCTTCAGTCAGAATTTATGGTCCTATCTACCATTTAAGAAAGAAAAGTGA
- the dnaN gene encoding DNA polymerase III subunit beta, with protein MIQFSINRSLFIQALNATKRAISSKNAIPILSTIKIEVNQENITLTGSNGQISIENTIPVSNENAGLLISSTGSILLEANFFINIISSLPDVSLDFKEIEQHQVVLTSGKSEITLKGKDVEQYPRLQEVSTDNPLVLETKLLKSIISETAFAASLQESRPILTGVHITLSNNKDFKAVATDSHRMSQRLLSLEKSANNFDVVIPSKSLREFSSVFGDDIETVEIFFSPSQILFRSEHISFYTRLLEGNYPDTDRLLMNQFETEVVFNTQSLRHAMERAHLISNATQNGTVKLEIAANEVTAHVNSPEVGKVNEELDTVEKSGNDLTISFNPTYLIESLKALKSDTVRIRFISPVRPFTLTPDDNQEGFIQLITPVRTN; from the coding sequence ATGATTCAATTTTCTATTAATCGTTCCCTTTTTATCCAAGCATTAAATGCAACTAAAAGAGCTATTAGCAGTAAAAATGCTATTCCAATTCTTTCTACTATTAAGATTGAAGTTAACCAAGAAAATATTACATTAACTGGTTCTAACGGACAAATCTCTATTGAAAATACTATTCCTGTAAGTAATGAAAATGCTGGTTTATTAATTTCTTCTACTGGTTCTATTTTGTTAGAAGCAAATTTCTTCATCAATATCATTTCAAGTCTTCCTGATGTTTCTTTAGATTTTAAAGAAATCGAACAACATCAAGTTGTTTTAACTTCTGGTAAATCTGAAATTACCCTTAAAGGAAAGGATGTTGAACAATATCCTCGTTTGCAAGAAGTTTCAACAGATAATCCACTTGTATTAGAAACAAAATTATTAAAATCAATTATTTCTGAGACTGCTTTTGCTGCAAGTTTACAAGAAAGTCGTCCAATTCTGACAGGTGTCCACATTACTTTAAGTAATAACAAAGATTTCAAAGCGGTAGCTACAGATTCTCATCGGATGAGCCAACGTCTCTTATCACTTGAAAAATCAGCTAACAATTTTGACGTTGTCATTCCTAGTAAGTCATTAAGAGAGTTTTCTTCTGTTTTTGGTGATGACATTGAAACTGTAGAAATCTTCTTTTCACCAAGTCAAATTTTATTTAGAAGTGAACACATTTCTTTCTATACAAGACTTTTAGAAGGAAATTACCCTGATACTGATCGTCTTTTGATGAATCAATTTGAAACAGAAGTTGTTTTCAATACGCAATCTCTTCGTCATGCAATGGAACGTGCGCATTTGATTTCTAATGCTACTCAAAATGGAACAGTTAAACTTGAAATTGCAGCTAATGAAGTTACAGCACACGTAAATTCTCCAGAAGTTGGTAAAGTTAATGAAGAATTAGATACTGTTGAAAAATCAGGTAATGATTTAACGATTTCATTTAATCCAACTTATTTGATTGAATCTCTAAAAGCACTTAAAAGTGATACTGTTCGTATTCGTTTCATTTCGCCAGTAAGACCATTTACACTGACACCAGATGATAATCAAGAAGGCTTTATTCAATTAATTACCCCAGTTAGAACTAACTAA
- a CDS encoding helix-turn-helix domain-containing protein, protein MNKFSEQLKHFRLEKNFSQDYLADQLFISRQAISKWENNEAYPDMTNLIKLSTIFEVSLDQLILGKNPEKTVERIVEKKTLNIKSLIINFWLIFGNLLVAIFILHVVYLFLDYLGIVPHFLE, encoded by the coding sequence ATGAATAAGTTTTCAGAGCAGTTAAAACATTTTCGTCTTGAAAAAAATTTTTCACAAGATTATTTGGCAGATCAATTATTTATTTCTAGACAAGCTATTTCAAAATGGGAAAATAATGAAGCATATCCAGATATGACAAATTTAATTAAACTATCTACTATTTTTGAAGTCAGTTTAGATCAATTAATATTGGGGAAAAATCCAGAAAAAACTGTGGAGCGGATTGTTGAGAAGAAGACCCTTAATATTAAATCTCTTATCATAAATTTTTGGTTAATTTTTGGCAATTTATTAGTAGCCATATTTATATTACATGTGGTATATCTTTTTCTTGATTATTTAGGAATAGTTCCTCATTTCTTAGAATAA
- the dnaA gene encoding chromosomal replication initiator protein DnaA: MTENEQIFWNRILELAQSQLKQATYEFFVLDARLISVDNQIATIYLERMKELFWEKNLKDVILTAGFEVYNQQISVQYVFEDSLENEIITELPGRMTPSSQTISRLPAINPDLNPKYGFDNFIQGDENRWAVAASIAVANTPGSTYNPLFIWGGPGLGKTHLLNAIGNSVLQDNPHARVKYISAENFINEFVTHIRLDKMDELKEVFRNLDLLLIDDIQSLAKKTLAVTQEEFFNTFNALHNNNKQIVLTSDRTPDHLNDLEERLVTRFKWGLTVNITPPDFETRVAILTNKIQDYSFTFPQSTIEYLAGQFDSSVRDLEGALKDISLVANFKQIDVISVELAAEAIRARKQDSPNKIRVIPIETIQEQVGKFYDVSVKEIKATKRTQDIVLARQVAMYLAREMTDNSLPKIGKEFGGRDHSTVLHAYNKIKNMIVDDESLRIEIETIKNKIK; encoded by the coding sequence ATGACAGAAAATGAACAAATTTTTTGGAATCGAATCTTGGAATTAGCTCAAAGCCAATTAAAACAAGCAACATATGAATTTTTTGTTCTAGATGCACGCTTAATAAGTGTTGATAATCAAATTGCGACTATTTATTTAGAACGAATGAAAGAATTATTTTGGGAAAAAAATCTTAAAGATGTTATTCTCACCGCTGGCTTTGAAGTCTATAACCAACAGATATCAGTCCAATATGTTTTTGAAGACAGTTTAGAAAATGAAATTATAACTGAATTACCAGGAAGGATGACACCTAGTAGTCAAACAATATCTAGGTTACCTGCTATTAATCCTGATTTAAATCCCAAATATGGATTTGATAATTTCATTCAAGGTGATGAGAACCGTTGGGCAGTAGCAGCGTCAATTGCTGTTGCTAATACTCCTGGGTCTACTTATAACCCATTGTTTATTTGGGGAGGTCCTGGATTAGGTAAAACTCATTTGTTAAATGCTATTGGTAATTCTGTTTTGCAGGATAACCCGCATGCTCGAGTAAAGTACATATCAGCTGAAAACTTTATTAATGAATTCGTAACTCATATTAGACTTGATAAAATGGATGAATTAAAAGAAGTTTTTAGAAATTTAGACTTACTCCTTATTGATGATATTCAGTCACTTGCTAAAAAGACTTTAGCAGTTACCCAAGAAGAGTTCTTTAATACCTTCAATGCTCTTCATAACAATAATAAACAAATTGTATTAACTAGTGATAGAACTCCTGATCATCTTAATGACTTAGAAGAAAGATTAGTTACGCGTTTTAAATGGGGTTTAACTGTTAATATTACACCTCCTGATTTTGAAACACGGGTCGCTATCTTAACTAATAAAATTCAAGATTATAGTTTTACTTTTCCACAATCAACAATTGAATATTTGGCTGGTCAATTTGATTCGAGTGTTCGTGACCTAGAAGGGGCACTTAAAGACATTAGCTTGGTGGCCAATTTCAAACAAATTGATGTTATCTCTGTTGAGTTGGCTGCGGAAGCTATTCGGGCAAGAAAACAAGATAGTCCAAATAAAATTAGAGTCATTCCAATTGAAACCATTCAAGAGCAAGTTGGCAAGTTTTATGATGTCTCAGTTAAAGAAATTAAGGCTACAAAGCGGACTCAGGACATCGTTTTAGCCAGACAGGTAGCTATGTATCTGGCACGTGAAATGACAGATAATTCCTTACCGAAGATTGGTAAAGAATTTGGTGGTCGTGACCATTCAACTGTTCTTCATGCTTATAATAAAATCAAAAATATGATTGTCGATGATGAAAGTCTCCGGATTGAAATTGAAACAATTAAAAACAAGATTAAATAA
- the pth gene encoding aminoacyl-tRNA hydrolase: protein MVKMIVGLGNIGSKYDMTKHNVGFMAIDRIVKDLNINFSEDKNFKALIGSSFLNQEKVYFVKPTTFMNNSGIAVKALLTYYNIAIDDLIVIYDDLDMEVGKIRFRQRGSAGGHNGIKSIIAHIGSQEFDRIKIGIGRPQNGMTVINHVLGKFDKDDAITIDLTLDKVTDAVDFYLKEADFEKTMQKYNG, encoded by the coding sequence ATGGTAAAAATGATTGTTGGTCTAGGAAATATTGGATCAAAATATGATATGACAAAACATAATGTTGGGTTTATGGCAATTGATAGAATTGTTAAAGATTTAAATATTAATTTTTCTGAAGATAAAAATTTTAAAGCTTTAATTGGTTCAAGCTTTCTTAATCAGGAAAAAGTCTATTTTGTTAAACCAACAACTTTTATGAATAATAGTGGTATTGCTGTCAAAGCTCTCCTAACTTATTACAATATTGCCATTGATGATTTAATAGTAATCTATGATGATTTGGATATGGAAGTCGGCAAAATAAGATTCCGTCAAAGAGGATCAGCAGGCGGTCATAATGGGATTAAGTCAATTATTGCTCATATTGGTAGTCAAGAATTTGACCGTATAAAAATTGGAATTGGTCGTCCTCAAAATGGGATGACTGTTATTAATCATGTCTTAGGAAAATTTGATAAAGATGATGCCATTACCATCGACTTAACACTAGATAAAGTTACTGATGCTGTTGATTTCTATTTGAAAGAAGCAGACTTTGAAAAAACTATGCAGAAATATAATGGGTAG
- a CDS encoding RNA-binding S4 domain-containing protein, with translation MRLDKYLKVSRIIKRRPVAKEVADKGRIKVNGVLAKSSTDLKINDQVEIRFGNKILTVRVLEMKDSTKKEDATKMYDIIKETRVESNEEA, from the coding sequence ATGAGATTAGATAAATATTTAAAAGTATCCCGTATCATCAAACGCCGTCCTGTTGCAAAAGAAGTTGCAGACAAAGGAAGAATTAAGGTTAATGGTGTACTAGCAAAAAGTTCAACAGATTTAAAAATAAATGACCAAGTTGAAATTAGATTTGGTAATAAAATATTAACTGTCCGTGTCTTAGAAATGAAGGATAGCACTAAAAAAGAAGACGCTACCAAAATGTATGACATTATTAAAGAAAC
- the mfd gene encoding transcription-repair coupling factor — MNILELVSKNKAIQSWFSGTRSLGRQLVMGLSGSSKALAIAANFIDQPEKIVIVTASQNESEKLSSDLAALLGEENIFQFFSDDAAAAEFVFSSLDRAISRIEAINFLVNQEQSGILVTNVIGLRTLLPNPKVYQHSQLTFEVGMEYSLAQLVKQLTNIGYQKVSQVINPGEFSRRGDILDIYEITEENPYRIEFFGDEVDGIRQFDSENQKSILQKELITIIPASDVILEEKDYARGIEKLEAAIKLVNEETKSYLHDLISVSKDGYRHKDLRQFLSVFYEKEWTLLDYIPKGTPLFFDDFQKILDKNAKFDLEVANLLTDHLQQGKAIPSLNYFADNYRDFRNYKPATFFSNFHKGLGNIKFDKLHQLTQYAMQEFYNQFPLLVDEIKRYQKAQATVLVQVESQQAYEKLLKNLEDYDFTLPLVDINAIETKQVQMVIGQISSGFYFADEKIALITEHEIYHKRIKRRVRKSNISNAERLKDYNELAIGDYVVHNVHGIGKFLGIETIEIHGVHRDYVTIQYQNSDRISLPVEQIESLSKYVSADGKEPKINKLNDGRFQKTKQKVTKQVEEIADDLLKLYAERSQLKGYQFSPDDELQASFEDNFAFVETDDQIRSSKEIKRDMESSHPMDRLLVGDVGFGKTEVAMRAAFKAVNDHKQVAILVPTTVLAQQHYENFKERFEDYPVEVDVLSRFRSKKEQTATLDRLAKGRVDIIIGTHRLLSKDVIFSDLGLIVIDEEQRFGVKHKEKLKELKTKVDVLTLTATPIPRTLHMSMLGIRDLSVIETPPTNRYPVQTYVMETNPGIVREAIIREMDRGGQVFYVYNKVDTIDKKVAQLQELVPEATIGFVHGQMSEIQLENTLIDFISGDYDVLVATTIIETGVDISNVNTLFVENADHMGLSTLYQLRGRVGRSNRIAYAYLMYRPDKVLSEISEKRLEAIKGFTELGSGFKIAMRDLSIRGAGNILGASQSGFIDSVGFEMYSQLLEDAIANRQGKTSVRKKGNAEINLQIDAYLPLEYLSDERQKIEIYKRIREIDNRQDYTELQEELIDRFGEYPDQVAYLLEIGLLKAFMDQAFAELVERKDNQVTVRFEKASLKYYMTQDYFEALSKTSLKARISENNGKIDIIFNVKNVKDYSILEEMMLFGEMLSEIKNRKESKSDQ; from the coding sequence ATGAATATATTAGAATTAGTAAGTAAAAATAAAGCCATTCAATCATGGTTTTCTGGAACTAGAAGTTTAGGTCGACAATTAGTAATGGGCTTATCTGGTTCCAGTAAAGCTCTAGCTATTGCAGCCAATTTTATTGATCAACCAGAAAAAATTGTTATTGTGACAGCAAGTCAAAATGAGAGTGAAAAATTGAGTAGTGATTTAGCTGCCCTTTTGGGAGAAGAAAATATTTTTCAATTTTTTTCTGATGACGCTGCTGCAGCTGAATTTGTTTTTTCTTCTTTGGATAGAGCTATTTCAAGAATTGAAGCAATCAATTTCTTAGTTAATCAAGAACAATCTGGTATTTTAGTAACTAATGTTATTGGATTACGAACTTTATTACCAAATCCAAAGGTCTATCAACATAGTCAATTAACATTTGAAGTAGGTATGGAATATAGCCTCGCTCAATTAGTTAAACAATTGACTAATATTGGTTATCAAAAAGTTTCGCAAGTGATTAATCCAGGTGAATTTAGTCGCCGTGGAGATATTCTTGATATCTATGAAATCACCGAAGAAAACCCCTACCGGATTGAATTTTTTGGTGATGAAGTAGATGGCATTCGACAATTTGATAGTGAGAATCAAAAGTCTATTCTGCAAAAAGAATTAATCACGATTATTCCTGCAAGTGATGTCATTCTTGAGGAAAAAGATTATGCGCGTGGTATTGAAAAGTTAGAAGCTGCAATAAAATTAGTTAATGAAGAAACAAAATCGTATCTCCATGATCTAATTTCTGTTTCAAAAGATGGATACCGTCACAAAGATCTTCGACAATTTTTATCTGTTTTTTATGAAAAGGAATGGACTCTTTTAGATTATATACCAAAAGGGACCCCACTCTTTTTCGATGATTTTCAAAAGATATTAGATAAAAATGCTAAATTTGATTTAGAAGTAGCCAATCTTTTAACTGATCATTTACAACAAGGTAAAGCAATTCCTAGTTTAAATTATTTTGCTGATAACTATCGTGATTTTCGAAATTACAAACCAGCGACATTTTTCTCTAATTTTCATAAAGGTCTTGGAAATATAAAATTTGACAAATTGCATCAGTTGACACAATATGCGATGCAAGAATTCTATAATCAATTCCCACTTTTGGTTGATGAAATAAAAAGGTATCAAAAAGCACAGGCTACTGTACTTGTTCAAGTAGAGTCACAACAAGCCTATGAAAAATTACTAAAAAATCTAGAAGATTATGATTTTACTTTACCTTTAGTTGACATTAATGCTATTGAAACTAAGCAGGTTCAAATGGTTATTGGTCAAATTTCAAGTGGCTTTTATTTTGCTGATGAAAAAATCGCTTTAATTACAGAACATGAAATTTATCATAAACGGATTAAACGTCGTGTTCGTAAATCCAATATTAGTAATGCCGAACGTCTAAAAGATTATAATGAATTAGCTATAGGTGATTATGTTGTTCATAATGTTCATGGGATTGGTAAATTTTTAGGGATTGAAACCATTGAAATTCATGGTGTCCATCGAGATTATGTAACTATTCAATATCAAAATTCAGATCGTATTTCTTTACCAGTCGAACAAATTGAGAGTTTATCAAAATATGTTTCTGCTGATGGCAAAGAACCTAAAATTAATAAACTCAATGATGGTCGTTTTCAAAAAACCAAACAAAAAGTTACTAAACAGGTCGAAGAAATTGCTGATGATTTATTGAAATTATATGCTGAACGAAGTCAGTTAAAAGGCTACCAATTTTCACCAGATGATGAATTACAGGCATCTTTTGAAGATAATTTTGCTTTTGTTGAGACGGATGATCAAATCAGATCAAGTAAAGAAATTAAAAGGGACATGGAAAGTAGTCATCCTATGGACCGCTTACTTGTTGGTGATGTTGGCTTTGGTAAAACTGAGGTTGCCATGCGTGCGGCTTTTAAAGCAGTCAATGATCATAAGCAAGTAGCAATCCTAGTGCCAACTACTGTACTTGCTCAACAACATTATGAAAATTTTAAAGAGCGTTTCGAAGATTATCCAGTTGAAGTTGATGTTTTAAGTCGTTTTAGAAGTAAAAAAGAACAAACAGCAACTTTAGATAGATTAGCTAAAGGGCGTGTGGATATTATTATTGGGACACACCGTCTCCTATCAAAAGATGTTATCTTTTCTGATTTAGGCTTGATCGTCATTGACGAAGAGCAACGTTTTGGTGTTAAACATAAAGAAAAATTAAAAGAGTTAAAAACTAAAGTCGATGTATTAACCTTAACAGCAACGCCTATTCCAAGAACTTTACACATGTCTATGCTTGGTATCCGGGATTTGTCAGTTATTGAGACGCCTCCAACCAATCGTTATCCTGTCCAGACTTATGTGATGGAAACTAATCCTGGGATTGTCCGCGAAGCAATTATTCGAGAAATGGACCGTGGGGGACAAGTTTTCTATGTTTACAATAAGGTTGACACCATCGATAAGAAAGTTGCACAGCTGCAAGAGTTGGTTCCAGAAGCAACAATTGGTTTTGTGCATGGACAAATGAGTGAAATCCAATTGGAAAACACCTTGATTGACTTTATAAGCGGTGATTATGATGTTTTAGTGGCGACGACAATCATTGAGACAGGGGTTGATATTTCAAATGTAAATACTCTCTTTGTCGAAAATGCCGACCATATGGGGCTTTCCACTCTTTATCAGTTGCGTGGTCGCGTTGGCCGTTCCAACAGAATTGCTTACGCTTATTTGATGTATCGTCCAGATAAAGTATTAAGTGAAATTTCAGAGAAACGACTTGAGGCGATTAAAGGCTTTACGGAATTGGGGTCCGGCTTCAAAATTGCCATGCGTGACTTGTCCATTCGAGGAGCAGGTAATATCTTAGGTGCTTCGCAGAGCGGCTTCATTGATTCCGTAGGGTTTGAAATGTACTCACAACTTTTAGAAGATGCTATTGCTAATAGGCAGGGCAAAACAAGTGTTCGTAAAAAAGGGAATGCGGAGATTAATCTACAAATTGATGCCTATTTACCACTTGAATACCTCAGCGATGAGCGTCAAAAAATTGAAATCTATAAACGGATTCGAGAAATTGATAATCGTCAAGATTATACAGAATTACAAGAAGAATTAATTGACCGATTTGGTGAATATCCAGATCAAGTTGCCTATTTATTAGAAATTGGTCTCTTAAAAGCTTTTATGGATCAGGCTTTTGCTGAATTAGTCGAAAGAAAAGATAATCAAGTGACAGTCCGTTTTGAAAAAGCATCACTCAAATACTATATGACACAGGATTATTTTGAAGCTTTATCAAAAACAAGCTTAAAAGCAAGAATCAGTGAAAATAATGGTAAAATTGATATAATTTTTAATGTCAAAAATGTGAAAGATTACAGCATTTTAGAAGAAATGATGTTATTTGGAGAAATGTTAAGTGAAATTAAAAATCGAAAAGAGTCAAAATCTGACCAGTAA
- the ychF gene encoding redox-regulated ATPase YchF, with protein MALTAGIVGLPNVGKSTLFNAITKAGAEAANYPFATIDPNVGMVEVPDERLDKLTELITPKKTVPTTFEFTDIAGIVKGASKGEGLGNKFLANIREVDAIVHVVRAFDDENVMREQGREDAFVDPLADIDTINLELILADLDSINKRYARVEKMARTQKDKESLAEFNVLQKIKPVLEDGKSARTIEFNEEEAKVVKGLFLLTTKPVLYVANVDENRVADPDDIDYVKQIREFAETENAEVVVISARAEEEISELDDEDKAEFLEAIGLTESGVDKLTRAAYHLLGLGTYFTAGEKEVRAWTFKRGIKAPQAAGIIHSDFERGFIRAVTMSYDDLMAYGSEKAVKEAGRLREEGKEYIVQDGDIMEFRFNV; from the coding sequence ATGGCTTTAACAGCTGGAATTGTCGGTTTACCTAATGTTGGTAAATCAACTTTATTTAATGCAATTACAAAAGCAGGAGCAGAGGCTGCTAATTATCCTTTTGCAACGATTGATCCTAACGTTGGTATGGTTGAAGTACCTGATGAACGTTTAGATAAATTAACTGAACTGATTACACCTAAAAAAACAGTTCCAACAACTTTTGAATTCACAGATATTGCTGGTATTGTTAAAGGTGCCTCAAAAGGTGAAGGATTAGGTAATAAATTTTTAGCTAACATCCGTGAAGTAGACGCTATTGTTCACGTGGTTCGTGCTTTTGATGACGAAAATGTTATGCGTGAACAAGGTCGTGAGGATGCATTTGTGGATCCTCTTGCGGATATTGATACTATCAATCTAGAACTTATTTTAGCAGATTTAGATTCAATCAATAAACGGTATGCGCGTGTTGAGAAAATGGCCCGTACTCAAAAAGATAAAGAGTCACTTGCTGAATTTAATGTTTTACAAAAAATTAAACCAGTCCTTGAAGATGGTAAATCAGCTCGTACAATTGAATTTAATGAAGAAGAAGCAAAAGTTGTAAAAGGTCTATTCTTATTAACAACTAAACCAGTTCTTTATGTAGCTAATGTGGATGAAAATCGAGTTGCTGATCCAGATGATATTGATTATGTTAAACAAATTCGTGAATTTGCTGAGACTGAAAATGCAGAAGTGGTGGTTATTTCCGCACGCGCAGAGGAAGAGATTTCAGAACTTGATGATGAGGATAAGGCAGAATTTTTAGAAGCTATTGGTCTTACAGAATCGGGTGTGGATAAATTAACACGCGCAGCTTATCATCTATTAGGCTTAGGAACTTACTTTACAGCTGGTGAGAAGGAAGTTCGTGCATGGACATTTAAACGTGGTATTAAAGCTCCACAAGCTGCGGGTATTATTCACTCTGACTTTGAGCGAGGATTTATTCGTGCAGTAACAATGAGTTATGATGATTTAATGGCTTATGGTAGTGAAAAAGCTGTTAAAGAGGCAGGTCGTCTACGTGAAGAAGGAAAAGAATATATTGTTCAAGATGGCGATATTATGGAATTCCGTTTCAATGTGTAA